One region of Dokdonia sp. 4H-3-7-5 genomic DNA includes:
- a CDS encoding N-acetylmuramoyl-L-alanine amidase: protein MMRKKNIFNIYLTTTLLVVSCFSGAFAKAQSNNSSKKFKVVLDAGHGGGDSGNRGNGYYEKNIALNVVLALGKELEKQSDVEVIYTRKTDVFLELWERADIANNANADLFISVHCNSHSSQAKGTETFVLGIDGNAKNMAIAKKENSVILLEENYEKRYAGFDPNSPETSIGLELMQEEYLDQSINLASFVENEFTGSVKRSSRGVKQAIFWVLHRSVMPSVLIETGFLTNNEEGKFLNSSAGQDKMAKAISKAVTNYKKSIQINERVEIADHVVKTPSAPVTATKSKVVEGVTFKVQLAASKRKLETKSYNFKGLKSVSRSKDGRLYKYYYGATSDYNLARTQLQEAKNKGYKEAFIVSFNKDNIKVPLNQVLN from the coding sequence ATGATGCGTAAAAAAAACATATTTAATATTTATTTAACAACTACCTTGCTTGTAGTTAGTTGTTTTTCAGGCGCTTTCGCGAAAGCGCAATCCAATAATTCTTCTAAAAAATTTAAAGTCGTTCTTGATGCGGGACATGGAGGAGGCGATAGTGGTAACCGTGGAAACGGATACTATGAGAAAAATATAGCCCTTAATGTCGTCTTGGCATTAGGGAAAGAATTAGAAAAGCAGTCTGATGTCGAAGTAATTTATACCAGGAAAACAGATGTTTTCTTAGAATTATGGGAGCGAGCAGATATTGCAAATAATGCAAATGCAGACCTTTTTATAAGTGTACATTGTAATTCCCACTCCTCACAAGCAAAAGGAACGGAAACTTTTGTACTTGGTATAGACGGTAACGCTAAAAACATGGCTATTGCCAAAAAAGAAAACTCAGTAATCTTACTGGAGGAAAACTATGAGAAGCGATACGCAGGTTTTGATCCTAACAGTCCCGAAACGAGTATAGGTCTTGAGCTTATGCAAGAAGAATACCTAGATCAAAGTATCAACCTAGCAAGCTTTGTAGAAAATGAATTTACAGGGAGCGTAAAGCGCAGCAGTCGTGGTGTGAAGCAAGCTATTTTCTGGGTATTGCACAGATCTGTAATGCCTAGTGTGCTTATAGAAACAGGTTTCCTTACTAATAATGAGGAAGGGAAGTTCTTAAACTCTAGTGCAGGTCAAGATAAAATGGCTAAAGCGATAAGTAAAGCAGTTACTAATTACAAGAAGAGTATACAGATAAATGAGCGTGTAGAGATTGCAGATCATGTAGTGAAAACTCCAAGTGCTCCGGTTACTGCTACTAAGTCTAAGGTAGTAGAGGGCGTAACTTTTAAAGTACAACTGGCAGCGAGTAAACGTAAGCTAGAAACTAAATCTTATAATTTTAAGGGTCTCAAGTCTGTAAGTCGTTCTAAAGATGGTCGTCTATATAAGTATTATTATGGCGCAACCTCAGACTATAACTTAGCTCGCACGCAATTACAAGAAGCAAAAAACAAAGGGTATAAAGAGGCTTTTATCGTATCATTTAATAAGGATAATATAAAGGTGCCCCTCAATCAAGTGTTAAATTAG
- a CDS encoding putative LPS assembly protein LptD, protein MQTKTAHFLIVLSLCLLPLLKVSAQELPSKNDARRVPARDTTLIQSATEGFARLDSITPTVVTIEDTTRTIQDSIKQKPETLTDKVVYKATDYQRISQRKKKIYLYNEAEIVYEDMKINAGEIILDYETNTVFARGIEDSAGNYSQIPFFVQGPNQVKPDSIKFNFDTQRALIYGSRVEKAGGQQINLKAERSKRVNDSVIFMSNVKITTSEDLDNPEYYFLARKVKFVPGKKLVAGLTNMYIADVPTPIGLPFAFFPMEKETSVSGFILPGPGESRERGYSLTNGGYYFALSEYFNLALTGDYYTNGSYAIRADTDYKVRYKFNGRFSFSSERILFSERGLPDFSETNTYNIRWNHSQDTKSSPNSRFSASVNLGSSNFYRQSLNQANTGNFLNNNFSSSVSYSRTFPGTVPVNLTVAATHSQNSRTEEITMSLPTTQLNVDRIYPFAGNSGSKKGLIKNLNLSYALRADNRFRTNDDEFFTAAMFESAETGIRHSIPIATNFKLFNYISASVSGSLEESWVFKTIDQSFDEETNTVVRDTVNGFDAYRTYRGGLSLGTTVYGTFNFKETSKIQTIRHVVRPSLSWSYTPAFDQFYETYTRPDPNDVTDPQNVEVEYSRFDGGFFGAPSNRVSNSLSFSLANTLEAKVRSKDSTDTEPKKIKLINNLNIRTSYNFAADDLKLSPISVNGSIPVLQEKLDVNFSANLDLYALNSANQRINTLNINNGGSLFRLTSGQASFGYSFSSRDFDKDAKAGVNTDRTENETFAGGGRPDDLLGKGVDITGNTNAGNQEPEDEEEKEIEFYRFKIPWNLRFGYQVGYANNARQNDVSSHSIVISGDVKLGNRWTVGGSTGYDLANPGITFTSLNFARDLESWNMRFSWVPPVNSDPSRTSWNFFIGITGNLLSDIKYDKRRTPDQQL, encoded by the coding sequence TTGCAAACAAAAACTGCACACTTTCTTATTGTACTCTCTCTTTGCTTGCTACCATTGCTTAAGGTAAGTGCACAAGAACTCCCATCCAAGAATGATGCCAGACGCGTACCAGCAAGGGACACGACTTTAATCCAATCGGCGACAGAAGGTTTTGCGAGGCTTGATTCTATCACTCCTACCGTAGTTACTATAGAAGATACTACGAGAACTATACAAGATTCCATCAAACAAAAGCCAGAAACCCTGACTGACAAGGTTGTTTACAAGGCAACAGACTACCAGCGCATATCACAGCGTAAAAAGAAAATTTACCTTTATAATGAAGCCGAAATCGTTTACGAGGATATGAAAATAAACGCGGGTGAGATTATTCTTGATTATGAGACTAACACCGTTTTTGCTCGAGGAATCGAAGATTCTGCAGGAAACTATTCTCAAATACCATTTTTTGTCCAAGGTCCTAATCAAGTTAAGCCAGATTCCATAAAATTTAATTTTGATACGCAACGAGCTCTTATCTATGGTTCGCGCGTAGAAAAAGCTGGCGGACAGCAAATAAATTTAAAAGCAGAACGCAGTAAGAGAGTAAATGACTCTGTAATCTTTATGAGTAATGTAAAGATTACCACCTCTGAAGATCTTGATAATCCAGAATATTACTTTCTAGCTCGTAAAGTAAAGTTTGTACCTGGTAAAAAACTTGTTGCCGGACTTACTAATATGTACATCGCAGATGTTCCTACTCCTATAGGATTACCATTTGCTTTTTTCCCTATGGAAAAGGAAACAAGCGTTTCTGGTTTTATATTACCAGGACCTGGAGAAAGTAGAGAACGTGGATATTCCCTTACAAATGGTGGTTACTATTTTGCACTTAGCGAGTACTTTAACCTTGCACTTACAGGTGATTATTACACAAACGGTAGTTATGCCATTAGAGCAGACACGGATTATAAAGTACGTTATAAGTTTAATGGTAGGTTTAGCTTTAGTTCGGAGCGCATCTTGTTTAGTGAGCGTGGCCTTCCAGACTTTTCTGAGACTAATACATATAACATACGCTGGAATCATAGTCAGGATACGAAGTCTAGTCCTAACAGTAGATTTTCGGCCTCTGTAAATTTAGGTAGTAGTAACTTTTATAGACAATCACTTAATCAAGCCAACACAGGTAACTTCTTAAATAACAACTTTAGTTCTTCGGTTTCTTACTCTCGCACGTTTCCTGGTACAGTGCCTGTAAATCTAACTGTTGCTGCAACTCACAGCCAAAACTCACGTACGGAAGAAATTACCATGTCGCTTCCTACTACCCAACTTAACGTAGATAGAATATATCCTTTTGCTGGTAATTCTGGATCTAAAAAAGGGCTTATCAAGAATTTGAACTTGAGTTATGCTTTAAGAGCAGATAACCGCTTTAGAACAAATGACGATGAGTTTTTTACAGCTGCCATGTTTGAAAGTGCAGAAACCGGAATAAGACATAGTATTCCTATTGCAACCAACTTTAAACTCTTTAACTACATCAGTGCTTCTGTAAGTGGTAGTCTTGAGGAGAGTTGGGTATTTAAGACCATAGATCAAAGTTTTGACGAAGAAACCAATACTGTTGTGCGAGATACTGTAAATGGTTTTGATGCTTATAGAACCTACAGAGGAGGTTTAAGTTTAGGTACCACAGTGTACGGAACTTTTAATTTTAAGGAGACGAGTAAGATTCAAACCATACGCCACGTAGTGCGTCCATCGTTAAGCTGGTCTTACACCCCAGCTTTTGATCAGTTTTACGAGACCTACACTAGACCTGATCCTAATGACGTGACAGATCCTCAAAATGTAGAAGTAGAATACTCAAGATTTGATGGAGGATTCTTTGGTGCCCCTAGTAATCGCGTTTCTAATTCGCTCTCGTTTAGTCTTGCAAACACACTAGAAGCAAAAGTACGGAGTAAGGATAGCACAGATACAGAACCCAAGAAAATAAAACTCATCAATAACCTCAACATCAGGACTTCCTATAATTTTGCTGCAGATGATCTCAAGTTGTCACCTATCTCTGTAAATGGATCTATCCCAGTTTTACAAGAAAAGCTTGACGTAAACTTTAGTGCAAATTTAGACCTCTACGCACTTAATAGTGCAAACCAGCGTATAAACACGCTTAATATAAATAATGGAGGTAGCCTTTTTAGACTTACAAGTGGGCAGGCGAGTTTTGGGTACAGTTTTTCTAGTAGAGACTTTGACAAAGATGCTAAGGCTGGCGTAAATACAGATCGAACAGAAAACGAAACCTTTGCAGGTGGTGGACGTCCAGATGATTTATTAGGAAAAGGTGTTGACATTACTGGAAATACAAATGCTGGAAATCAGGAGCCAGAAGACGAAGAAGAAAAAGAGATTGAATTTTATAGGTTTAAAATTCCATGGAATTTACGCTTTGGGTATCAAGTAGGATACGCAAACAATGCACGTCAAAACGACGTAAGCTCCCACTCTATCGTGATAAGCGGAGATGTAAAATTAGGAAATAGATGGACGGTAGGTGGATCTACAGGATATGATCTTGCGAACCCAGGTATCACCTTTACCTCTCTTAACTTTGCGCGTGATCTTGAGAGTTGGAATATGCGTTTCAGTTGGGTTCCTCCTGTAAACTCAGATCCTAGTAGAACCTCTTGGAATTTCTTTATCGGGATTACTGGTAACCTACTTAGTGATATTAAATACGACAAACGCCGTACTCCTGATCAACAATTATAA
- a CDS encoding Rid family detoxifying hydrolase, producing MKKIITTLNAPAPIGPYNQATLVNGMLYTSGQIAIIPATGELFKGCIEEETELVMQSVKAILTEAGMTFENVVKTSIFISDMENFGKINSVYGKYFDEATAPARETVEVANLPKYVNVEISVIAAE from the coding sequence ATGAAAAAAATTATCACCACACTAAACGCTCCGGCTCCAATAGGCCCTTACAACCAAGCAACATTAGTAAATGGAATGCTGTACACAAGCGGACAGATTGCGATTATACCAGCTACTGGTGAACTCTTTAAAGGATGTATAGAAGAGGAGACTGAACTTGTAATGCAAAGCGTAAAAGCGATTCTTACAGAAGCGGGGATGACTTTTGAAAACGTCGTGAAGACTTCTATTTTCATTAGTGATATGGAAAACTTCGGGAAGATTAATAGTGTGTATGGAAAGTACTTTGATGAAGCGACAGCTCCTGCAAGGGAAACGGTAGAGGTGGCAAATCTTCCTAAATATGTAAATGTAGAAATAAGCGTTATCGCAGCAGAATAA
- the holA gene encoding DNA polymerase III subunit delta, whose protein sequence is MKHAKNIVEDIKKGIIKPIYFLSGEEPYFIDQISDYIEHNLLDEAEKGFNQVVLYGRDVTIEDIVSNAKRYPMMAERQVVIVKEAQDLSRQIEKLADYVKNPQPTTVLVVAYKYKKLDKRKGLAKALKEYGVHYESKKLYENQVGDWLRRVLIDEGYHIQPKAAQILVDYLGNDLGKVINELNKLMLILPKGSEITPQAIEENIGISKDFNIFELRKAISEKDIVKAQRIAQYFTQNPKDNPLVLTVSQLFSLFASILKYHGLPQKDKTTVARALGVSPFFVEEYITAGRNYPMKKVSACISLIREVDVKSKGVGASAFASNDLLKELLVKIMN, encoded by the coding sequence GTGAAGCACGCAAAAAACATAGTTGAAGACATTAAAAAAGGAATCATAAAACCCATTTACTTTTTAAGTGGGGAAGAGCCTTATTTTATAGATCAAATTTCAGATTATATAGAGCATAATCTACTCGATGAAGCTGAAAAAGGCTTCAATCAAGTGGTGCTTTATGGTCGTGACGTTACCATAGAAGATATTGTGAGTAACGCAAAGCGCTATCCTATGATGGCAGAACGCCAGGTGGTAATTGTAAAGGAAGCGCAAGATCTCTCGCGCCAGATTGAGAAGCTAGCAGATTATGTGAAAAACCCACAACCTACAACGGTGCTTGTGGTGGCATATAAGTATAAGAAGCTTGACAAACGTAAAGGACTCGCAAAAGCCCTAAAGGAATACGGAGTTCATTATGAAAGTAAGAAACTTTATGAAAACCAAGTAGGCGACTGGTTGCGTCGTGTGCTTATAGATGAGGGATACCATATCCAACCTAAAGCGGCACAAATTCTAGTAGACTATCTAGGGAATGACTTAGGGAAAGTAATTAATGAGCTCAATAAGTTGATGCTTATTCTTCCTAAAGGAAGCGAGATTACACCACAAGCCATAGAAGAGAATATCGGGATCAGTAAGGACTTCAATATTTTTGAGTTACGTAAAGCAATCTCAGAGAAGGATATTGTGAAGGCACAGCGGATTGCACAATACTTTACACAGAATCCTAAGGATAATCCGCTGGTCTTAACAGTGAGCCAGTTGTTTAGTTTGTTTGCGAGTATTCTCAAATATCACGGGCTTCCTCAAAAGGATAAGACTACGGTAGCAAGAGCACTGGGTGTCTCGCCTTTTTTTGTAGAGGAATATATTACTGCAGGTCGCAATTACCCTATGAAAAAAGTAAGTGCTTGTATCTCCTTAATAAGAGAAGTAGATGTAAAGAGTAAAGGGGTAGGAGCGAGTGCTTTTGCAAGTAACGACTTACTAAAAGAGCTGCTTGTAAAAATCATGAATTAA
- a CDS encoding type I restriction enzyme HsdR N-terminal domain-containing protein, with translation MQQLSFPAYSFRLKSSENKRYIFDVIRKKFLVLTPEEWVRQHILQWLLTEKGYPLSLINVEKEIKVGNTRKRYDIVIFNKDGSLLLIVECKAPAIKITQETFDQIARYNLQLQADYLMVSNGLSHYYCQVDTVAERYDFLRSLPDYEREVK, from the coding sequence ATGCAACAACTCTCTTTTCCTGCATACTCTTTCAGACTCAAAAGTAGCGAAAACAAACGGTATATTTTTGACGTCATTCGTAAAAAGTTCTTGGTACTCACTCCCGAAGAATGGGTGCGACAACATATATTACAATGGCTCCTGACTGAAAAAGGATATCCGCTAAGCCTTATCAATGTTGAGAAAGAAATTAAAGTAGGCAATACGCGCAAACGTTATGATATTGTCATTTTTAATAAAGATGGCTCCCTCCTACTTATTGTAGAGTGTAAAGCTCCGGCTATAAAAATTACCCAAGAAACCTTTGATCAGATAGCCCGTTATAATTTGCAATTACAAGCAGATTACTTGATGGTGAGCAACGGACTTTCACATTATTATTGCCAAGTAGACACAGTAGCAGAGCGTTATGACTTCTTGCGATCACTACCAGATTATGAGCGAGAAGTAAAATAA
- a CDS encoding glycosyltransferase family 2 protein: protein MKTAIVILNWNGKELLERFLPTIIEHSTDLASIYVADNASTDNSVGYVKEHFPSVHIIKNAINGGYAKGYNDALKTIKADIYVLLNSDVQVTKGWLTPMIALFDDPRVSAAQPKIKDLKKPSHFEYAGAAGGFLDKLGYPYCRGRLFDTCEEDTGQYDTTIEVQWASGACLFVRASTFWEVGALDEIFFAHQEEIDLCWRIKNKGYRVLACGDSEVYHLGGATLPSANPKKTFYNFRNTLFNIVKNIKGFKAIFIIFSRLVLDGIAALKFLLSGQPKHLLAILKAHLSFYLHLPALLERRFHLVSSRRYAGTTSIIWSYFVQKKHTYKNLSNKP, encoded by the coding sequence GTGAAAACAGCCATCGTCATCTTAAACTGGAACGGAAAAGAACTACTTGAACGATTCCTTCCCACTATAATTGAGCATAGCACAGACCTCGCTAGTATTTATGTAGCCGATAATGCAAGTACAGATAACTCTGTAGGTTATGTAAAAGAACACTTCCCTAGCGTTCACATTATAAAGAATGCTATAAATGGCGGTTATGCAAAGGGCTATAATGACGCACTTAAGACTATAAAGGCAGATATTTATGTACTCCTTAATAGTGATGTGCAAGTGACTAAGGGCTGGCTAACACCTATGATTGCTCTTTTTGACGACCCTAGGGTGTCTGCAGCGCAACCTAAAATTAAAGATTTAAAAAAACCTTCACACTTTGAATATGCAGGTGCGGCTGGAGGTTTTCTTGATAAGTTAGGATATCCATATTGTAGAGGTAGACTTTTTGACACTTGCGAGGAAGATACAGGACAATACGATACTACTATAGAAGTACAATGGGCAAGTGGTGCTTGTCTCTTTGTGAGAGCATCTACCTTCTGGGAAGTGGGAGCACTAGATGAAATATTCTTTGCTCATCAGGAAGAAATAGATCTATGCTGGCGCATTAAAAACAAGGGATATCGTGTACTCGCTTGTGGTGATAGCGAAGTGTATCATCTAGGCGGAGCTACACTACCCTCTGCAAACCCAAAGAAGACATTTTATAACTTTAGAAATACGCTTTTTAATATTGTAAAGAATATTAAGGGGTTTAAAGCGATATTTATCATATTTTCAAGACTTGTGCTTGATGGTATTGCGGCACTAAAGTTTCTATTATCTGGGCAGCCTAAGCATCTTTTGGCTATATTGAAGGCTCATTTAAGTTTCTATTTACACTTACCTGCGCTATTAGAAAGACGCTTTCATCTAGTATCCTCTAGACGTTATGCCGGTACAACCTCTATTATATGGAGTTATTTTGTGCAGAAAAAGCACACATATAAGAACTTAAGTAACAAACCATAA
- a CDS encoding flagellar motor protein MotB: MKRLLIAGITSALLLTSCVSKKEYAALEARQQETQDLLNSATVKLNSCLEEKASATTRVKSLEERIAEMRKDKNELIQSSKDLTMLTKQGASNLEKSLESLKEKDLKINRLQDALTKKDSVTLALVTSLKKEVGINDTDIEINVEKGVVFISLSDKVLFKSGSYNITSRAEEILGKVATVINGKPNFEALVEGHTDNVPYNKGGVLIDNWDLSAKRATAIVRKLVDLGANPAQLIAAGRSEFVPLVDNSTAENRSTNRRTKIYVLPKIDQFYDMIEQEMKNMSGEDVEVEEGN; encoded by the coding sequence ATGAAACGATTATTGATTGCTGGTATTACCAGTGCCCTATTACTTACTTCTTGCGTTTCTAAGAAAGAATATGCTGCGCTTGAAGCAAGACAACAAGAAACTCAAGATCTTCTAAACTCTGCTACGGTAAAGTTAAATTCTTGTCTAGAAGAAAAAGCAAGTGCCACTACTCGTGTGAAGTCATTAGAAGAGCGCATTGCTGAAATGAGAAAAGACAAAAATGAACTTATACAAAGTTCTAAAGACCTTACGATGCTTACAAAGCAAGGAGCGTCTAACTTAGAAAAGTCACTAGAGAGCTTAAAAGAAAAAGACCTTAAGATTAACCGTCTTCAAGATGCCCTTACTAAAAAGGATAGTGTAACACTTGCACTAGTTACAAGCCTTAAGAAAGAAGTAGGTATCAACGATACAGATATTGAAATCAATGTTGAGAAAGGTGTGGTATTTATATCACTTTCTGATAAAGTATTATTTAAGAGCGGAAGCTATAATATTACTTCAAGAGCAGAAGAGATCTTAGGAAAGGTTGCTACTGTAATTAATGGTAAGCCTAACTTTGAAGCACTTGTAGAAGGTCATACAGATAACGTTCCTTATAATAAAGGAGGTGTTCTTATAGACAACTGGGATTTAAGTGCAAAAAGAGCAACTGCTATCGTAAGAAAGCTCGTAGACCTAGGAGCAAATCCTGCACAGCTTATTGCTGCTGGACGTAGCGAGTTTGTTCCTCTAGTAGATAACAGTACTGCAGAAAACAGATCTACAAACCGTAGAACGAAGATATATGTACTTCCTAAGATTGATCAATTTTATGATATGATTGAACAAGAAATGAAGAACATGTCTGGAGAGGATGTAGAGGTTGAAGAAGGAAACTAA
- a CDS encoding L-threonylcarbamoyladenylate synthase has product MSKFIKLYEENPNPRDLQEIVKILKNGGLIIYPSDTVYALGCDITNTKALERVAQIKGVKLAKANFSFVCEDLSNLSDYVKQIDTQTFKILKRALPGPYTFILPGNNNLPSVFKKKKEVGIRVPDNEITRAIVRALGNPIISTSIYDEDEVIEYTTDPELIFEKWQNRVDVIVDGGYGGNIPSTVIDLTGDEPILIREGKGSPEL; this is encoded by the coding sequence ATGTCAAAGTTTATAAAACTCTACGAAGAAAATCCAAACCCCAGGGACTTACAGGAAATCGTAAAAATCCTAAAAAACGGCGGACTTATCATTTATCCAAGTGATACCGTGTATGCATTAGGCTGCGATATTACAAATACCAAAGCGCTAGAACGCGTAGCACAGATAAAAGGAGTAAAGCTAGCTAAGGCCAACTTCTCCTTTGTATGTGAAGATCTAAGTAATCTCTCAGATTATGTGAAACAAATAGATACGCAGACGTTTAAAATACTTAAAAGAGCACTACCAGGACCTTATACCTTTATATTACCAGGTAACAATAACTTGCCTAGTGTGTTTAAAAAGAAAAAGGAAGTAGGAATACGTGTACCAGATAACGAGATTACAAGAGCCATCGTAAGAGCACTGGGTAATCCTATTATCTCTACGTCCATCTATGATGAAGATGAGGTGATAGAATACACCACAGATCCAGAACTCATCTTTGAGAAATGGCAGAACCGTGTTGACGTAATAGTTGATGGTGGTTATGGAGGTAATATTCCTTCTACCGTAATTGACCTTACGGGTGATGAGCCTATCCTTATAAGAGAAGGAAAAGGTAGCCCAGAATTATAA
- a CDS encoding DUF2945 domain-containing protein — translation MIKEGTKVQWKWGNGTAEGKVTETFTEKVTKTIKGSEVTRNGESGNKALYIEQEDGDKVLKLEDEVERVD, via the coding sequence ATGATCAAAGAAGGAACAAAAGTACAGTGGAAGTGGGGTAACGGTACCGCAGAAGGAAAAGTAACCGAAACTTTTACAGAGAAAGTAACCAAAACTATCAAAGGTAGCGAAGTCACTCGCAATGGAGAGTCAGGCAATAAAGCATTGTATATCGAGCAAGAAGATGGAGATAAAGTACTCAAACTTGAGGATGAAGTAGAGCGCGTAGATTAG
- a CDS encoding alpha/beta hydrolase — protein MKLLYILCLLATMSWSCSDSDETTTDVITPDTEMEEAVALEALTLTDVPYGNDPAQVYDIYLPAGRSAAKTKMIILIHGGGWTEGDKENVSAFINLVQSQHPDYGVVNMNYVLADPPAIPAFPNQFLDVQAVINQLNDTSSELQFNNEYAFIGLSAGAHIAMMYDYTYDVDDQVKFVANIVGPADFTDPFYADGPGFEIYIAALTDETAYPEDANYSELLSPAKVVTASASPTLQFYGDQDPLVPLTNGQRLDTALSNAGVPHIFTIYEGGHGDWDATSYLDVQQKIGAYIDLYLPIED, from the coding sequence ATGAAACTACTATATATCCTATGCTTACTGGCTACAATGAGCTGGAGCTGCTCAGATAGTGACGAGACTACCACAGATGTTATTACACCTGACACGGAGATGGAAGAAGCTGTTGCACTCGAGGCGCTTACCCTTACAGATGTCCCTTACGGTAATGATCCTGCGCAGGTATACGACATCTATTTACCTGCAGGACGTAGTGCTGCCAAAACCAAGATGATTATCCTCATACACGGTGGTGGCTGGACAGAGGGAGATAAGGAGAATGTATCTGCTTTTATAAATCTAGTGCAATCACAACATCCAGATTATGGCGTGGTAAATATGAATTACGTGCTGGCAGATCCGCCAGCGATACCGGCATTTCCTAATCAGTTTCTGGATGTGCAGGCAGTTATTAATCAGCTGAATGATACGAGTAGCGAGTTGCAATTTAATAATGAGTATGCTTTTATAGGACTTAGTGCTGGCGCACATATTGCGATGATGTATGACTATACCTATGATGTGGACGACCAAGTAAAATTTGTAGCCAACATAGTAGGTCCTGCAGATTTTACAGATCCCTTTTATGCAGACGGCCCAGGTTTTGAAATCTACATAGCCGCACTTACTGATGAAACCGCCTATCCTGAGGATGCAAATTACAGCGAACTATTAAGCCCTGCCAAAGTAGTCACTGCAAGCGCTAGCCCTACCCTTCAGTTTTACGGAGATCAAGATCCGCTGGTGCCGCTTACTAATGGTCAGCGACTAGATACGGCGCTTTCTAATGCTGGTGTTCCGCACATCTTTACCATTTATGAAGGTGGTCACGGAGATTGGGATGCAACGAGCTACCTTGATGTACAGCAGAAAATAGGCGCATACATCGACCTCTACTTACCTATAGAAGATTAA